One region of Populus trichocarpa isolate Nisqually-1 chromosome 4, P.trichocarpa_v4.1, whole genome shotgun sequence genomic DNA includes:
- the LOC127905206 gene encoding uncharacterized protein LOC127905206, whose amino-acid sequence MCFADGLMIFCCADLISVQCVRNALDSFSNISGLTINHAKSLVFLSEVKQDIKAAITNCFGFKPGTLPVKYLGVPLISSRLTHQHCMPLLERIITRIKLWTAASLSYAGRLQLIKSTLFSIQVYWSNYWLPNGKRICDILPFRQLSKTGLTCDAKVSSIISEGRWTFPGGQPELQLIWNSIQFFPQPHQPDICNWKGLHSGKFSIDSAWELLRDKRPINSSFHLIWFPDHIPRHAFILWIASMRRLHTKDRLLSFQVISSATCSLCGLHDETHDHLFFECSYSAMVWNTLSEKSLINWPSMSWHGLLLWAATSLRDNKVFSHLLARQILSSTVYFVWYERNNRIFNQASKTPQVLSGEIIETIRSVLMEKD is encoded by the exons ATGTGTTTTGCAGACGGCCTCATGATATTCTGCTGTGCAGACTTGATCTCAGTTCAATGTGTTCGAAATGCTTTGGACTCATTCTCAAATATCTCTGGTTTAACCATCAACCATGCCAAAAGTCTTGTGTTTCTTTCGGAGGTCAAGCAGGATATTAAGGCTGCAATTACAAACTGTTTTGGATTCAAGCCAGGGACTCTCCCAGTGAAATATCTTGGCGTTCCATTGATTAGCTCCAGGTTAACTCATCAACACTGCATGCCACTGTTAGAAAGGATCATCACCAGAATTAAGCTTTGGACTGCAGCCTCCCTTTCCTATGCTGGTCGGCTTCAACTTATTAAATCCACACTGTTCTCTATTCAAGTTTATTGGTCAA ATTACTGGTTGCCAAATGGGAAACGAATTTGTGACATTCTTCCATTCCGTCAGTTATCCAAAACTGGTTTAACATGTGATGCAAAGGTTTCGTCTATAATCTCAGAAGGCAGATGGACATTTCCAGGTGGTCAACCGGAACTTCAGCTAATCTGGAACTCTATCCAGTTCTTCCCTCAGCCTCATCAACCAGACATTTGCAACTGGAAGGGACTTCACTCAGGAAAGTTTTCAATCGACTCTGCATGGGAATTACTAAGAGATAAAAGACCTATCAACTCCAGCTTCCACCTCATCTGGTTTCCAGATCATATCCCTCGGCATGCATTTATTCTTTGGATCGCATCAATGAGGCGTTTGCATACAAAGGATAGGCTACTCTCTTTCCAGGTCATCTCGTCTGCCACATGTTCATTATGTGGATTGCATGATGAAACGCATGATCACCTATTTTTTGAATGTAGCTACTCCGCCATGGTGTGGAACACTCTCAGTGAAAAAAGTCTCATAAACTGGCCAAGTATGTCCTGGCATGGTTTACTTCTTTGGGCTGCAACAAGTTTGAGGGACAACAAGGTGTTCTCACATCTCCTAGCAAGGCAAATCTTATCCTCAACTGTCTACTTTGTATGGTATGAGAGAAACAACAGAATTTTCAACCAAGCTTCCAAGACTCCGCAGGTTCTAAGTGGGGAAATCATTGAAACCATCCGATCAGTCTTGATGGAGAAGGATTAA
- the LOC18097323 gene encoding 2-methylpropanoate--CoA ligase CCL4, translating into MDELRPRPANSYALTPVGFLDRAAIVYGDCPSIIYNNISYTWSQTHRRCLQLASSLSSIGLNNGHVVSILAPNIPAMYELHFAVPMAGAILNTLNTRLDARTISLLLCHAESELLFVDLMSVSLVNEAISLLPSSAKPPLLVLIADDDEVLPQQPSPTIHFYDTYEGLLEKGDPAFNWTRPKNDFDPIVLNYTSGTTSSPKGVVHCHRGLFIVTLDSLVDWSFPKQPVFLWTLPMFHSNGWSYPWGMAAVGGTNICLRKFDAPTIYGLIKKHGVTHMCGAPVVLNMLSNSPITMEPLKNPVHIITAGAPPPATILSRTESLGFVVGHGYGLTETGGIVVSCAWKRQWNLFPATERARLKARQGVRTVGMTEVDVVDPVTGMSVKRDGLTLGEIVLRGGCIMLGYLKDPVATAKCMTENGWFCTGDVGVMHPDGYLEIKDRSKDVIISGGENLSSVEVESVLYTFPDINEAAVVARPDEFWGETPCAFVSLKEACCRIPTEKEIIEHCRGKLPHYMVPKTVVVKEKLPKTSTGKIQKAVLRDMAKAMGSSRASRM; encoded by the coding sequence ATGGATGAGCTGAGACCAAGACCAGCAAACTCCTATGCTCTAACTCCCGTAGGCTTTTTGGACAGGGCAGCGATAGTGTATGGTGATTGCCCCTCCATCATCTACAATAACATATCCTACACCTGGTCCCAGACCCACCGTCGATGTCTCCAACTGGCTTCATCTCTATCATCCATCGGTCTGAACAACGGCCATGTCGTCTCTATCTTAGCCCCCAATATCCCTGCCATGTACGAGCTCCATTTTGCAGTCCCTATGGCCGGCGCCATCCTCAACACCCTCAACACTCGCCTTGACGCGCGTACCATCTCCCTCCTCCTCTGTCACGCCGAATCCGAGCTCCTCTTTGTAGATCTTATGTCTGTCTCCTTAGTCAACGAAGCTATCTCCCTGCTTCCATCCAGCGCCAAACCTCCACTCCTCGTCCTCATAGCCGATGATGATGAGGTCCTCCCCCAACAACCATCACCTACCATTCACTTCTACGATACCTACGAAGGGTTGTTGGAGAAGGGTGATCCTGCCTTCAACTGGACCCGTCCCAAGAATGACTTTGACCCTATTGTACTGAACTACACATCAGGCACGACCTCATCTCCTAAAGGCGTGGTGCACTGCCACAGGGGTCTCTTCATCGTGACCCTTGATTCGCTTGTTGATTGGTCATTCCCGAAACAGCCTGTCTTCTTGTGGACCCTGCCCATGTTTCATTCCAATGGATGGAGCTATCCCTGGGGCATGGCTGCCGTTGGTGGAACCAACATATGTCTCCGTAAATTCGATGCACCCACGATCTATGGTTTGATTAAAAAGCATGGGGTGACTCACATGTGTGGTGCACCTGTGGTTCTCAACATGCTATCAAACTCTCCCATCACTATGGAACCTTTAAAGAATCCAGTCCATATTATAACAGCCGGGGCTCCACCACCGGCCACCATACTCTCCCGCACGGAGTCCTTGGGGTTCGTAGTGGGGCATGGTTATGGGCTGACAGAAACTGGTGGGATTGTTGTCTCGTGCGCCTGGAAAAGGCAGTGGAATCTTTTTCCCGCAACTGAGAGAGCGAGGCTGAAAGCAAGGCAAGGAGTGAGAACAGTTGGAATGACTGAGGTGGACGTGGTGGATCCTGTGACAGGAATGAGCGTGAAACGAGATGGATTAACACTTGGTGAGATTGTTCTAAGAGGTGGGTGCATCATGCTGGGTTATCTCAAGGACCCAGTAGCTACAGCCAAGTGTATGACAGAGAATGGTTGGTTCTGCACTGGAGATGTAGGTGTGATGCATCCTGATGGTTATTTAGAGATCAAAGATCGATCGAAGGATGTCATCATTAGCGGTGGAGAGAACTTGAGCAGCGTAGAGGTTGAGTCAGTGCTATACACATTTCCAGATATTAACGAGGCGGCGGTTGTGGCACGACCCGATGAGTTTTGGGGCGAGACGCCCTGTGCGTTTGTGTCTTTGAAGGAGGCCTGTTGTAGGATCCCAACGGAGAAGGAAATCATTGAACATTGCAGGGGTAAGTTGCCACATTACATGGTGCCCAAAACAGTGGTTGTTAAGGAAAAACTGCCCAAGACATCAACTGGGAAGATCCAAAAGGCTGTGCTTCGAGACATGGCCAAGGCAATGGGCTCGTCAAGAGCCAGTCGCATGTGA
- the LOC127905207 gene encoding uncharacterized protein LOC127905207 yields the protein MASHSPSSAVAESAEALLPFQQHENRVSFSPSSFRYYEKGKQNGGEGEKRNGSKTKTQDSRRRTQTVRTEEIKLVSPADQEQVLGKAATNRKTEKEQENTEGRTSIPQRHRQLTISFGPAAPGEEQQQQHQESHQRCQRPHHLLHPSSSSTTRRKGSRSNTREEEEQWQQHHQPHQLIIPSSQQPHQRRKSSRNNNTNRTSSSSLSGFAFIFLHITLAEQRRRKSRKPRRESDKDVEERKKQGNRRQHRTGGKDWERTNADSFFISRRQ from the exons ATGGCAAGCCACTCGCCCAGCT CCGCAGTAGCCGAATCAGCAGAAGCCCTCCTTCCCTTCCAGCAACACGAGAACAGAGTGAGTTTTTCTCCTTCATCCTTTCGTTACtatgagaaaggaaaacagaatggaggagagggagagaagagaaacgGAAGCAAAACAAAGACGCAAGATAGCAGAAGGCGAACGCAGACAGTGAGGACTGAAGAAATTAAACTGGTTTCGCCAGCAGACCAGGAGCAGGTATTAGGCAAAGCAGCAACCAACAGGAAAACGGAGAAAGAGCAAGAGAATACAGAGGGAAGAACATCCATTCCGCAGCGCCATCGTCAGCTCACCATTTCCTTCGGTCCAGCAGCACCAGGagaagagcagcagcagcaacaccaggagTCGCACCAGCGCTGCCAACGACCTCATCATCTCCTCCatcccagcagcagcagcaccaccaGGAGGAAAGGCAGCCGCAGCAACACCAGAGAGGAGGAAGAGCAGTGgcagcaacaccaccaaccgcACCAGCTCATCATTCCTTCATCCCAACAGCCACACCAGAGGAGGAAGAGCAGTCGCAACAACAACACCAACCGCACCAGCTCATCATCTCTTTCGggctttgctttcatttttttacatataacaCTTGCAGAACAGAGGAGAAGAAAGAGCAGAAAACCGAGGAGAGAGAGTGACAAAGACgtagaggaaaggaaaaaacaggGAAACCGACGCCAACATAGGACAGGAGGGAAAGACTGGGAACGGACGAACGCAGACAGCTTCTTCATCTCCAG AAGGCAATGA